In Bombina bombina isolate aBomBom1 chromosome 6, aBomBom1.pri, whole genome shotgun sequence, a single genomic region encodes these proteins:
- the LOC128664746 gene encoding olfactory receptor 11L1-like, with protein sequence MNYNKSMVTEFFLLGFEHLESLKILLFCVFLLIYILTLLGNVLIILLVSVSHRLKTPMYLFLRNLSLCEIIFTTNIVPKMLEVLMKGGSAISFLGCAIQLYFFGSAGIAECLLLTAMSYDRYLAICKPLHYSTLMNFKRHLYLVACSWTGAIILPGISISMIGGLEFCGSNVVDHFFCDLAPVLELSCSDTSAVEFEVFAQTIPVFVFTFIYIVITYIKILTAIFKIPSTTGRQKAFSTCSSHLIVVCTYYGTMISLYVTPSNRQSVKLNKTLSLLYSVVTPLLNPIVYSLRNQEIRKALSSLMSNNL encoded by the coding sequence ATGAATTACAACAAGTCTATGGTCACAGAATTTTTTCTTCTGGGATTTGAACATCTTGAAAGTCTAAAGATCCTTCTGTTCTGTGTGTTCCTTttgatttatattttaacattactTGGAAATGTGTTAATTATTTTATTGGTATCAGTCAGCCATCGTCTTAAGACCCCTATGTATCTTTTTCTCAGGAATCTTTCATTATGTGAAATTATTTTTACTACAAATATTGTCCCCAAAATGCTAGAGGTGTTAATGAAAGGAGGAAGTGCAATTTCTTTTTTGGGGTGTGCCATACAGCTTTATTTTTTTGGCTCTGCTGGAATTGCAGAATGTCTGCTTCTTACTGCAATGTCATATGACCGATATCTGGCCATCTGCAAACCTTTACATTATTCCACTTTAATGAACTTCAAACGCCATTTATATCTTGTAGCTTGCTCATGGACAGGTGCCATCATTTTACCAGGAATTTCAATATCCATGATTGGTGGCCTAGAATTTTGCGGTTCCAATGTTGTTGATCATTTCTTCTGCGATCTTGCACCAGTTCTTGAACTCTCTTGCTCAGATACATCCGCTGTAGAATTTGAAGTGTTTGCGCAAACTATCCCTGTGTTTGTTTTCACATTTATTTACATTGTTATAACATATATTAAGATATTGACTGCAATCTTCAAGATACCATCCACCACTGGAAGACAGAAAGCTTTCTCCACTTGCAGTTCACATCTCATTGTTGTTTGCACGTATTATGGGACCATGATTTCTTTGTATGTTACTCCTAGTAACAGACAGTCAGTGAAATTAAATAAGACTCTTTCTTTGCTGTATAGTGTGGTAACTCCATTACTTAACCCAATTGTATACAGTTTACGGAATCAAGAAATACGCAAAGCTTTGTCGTCACTTATGTCAAAtaacttataa